One region of Poecile atricapillus isolate bPoeAtr1 chromosome 8, bPoeAtr1.hap1, whole genome shotgun sequence genomic DNA includes:
- the EPHB3 gene encoding ephrin type-B receptor 3 isoform X1 produces MAAARPGAPPPPPPLLPLLLLLLLPGGRRALEETLMDTKWVTSELSWTTHPETGWEEVSGYDEAMNPIRTYQVCNVREANQNNWLRTKFIQRQDVQRVYVELKFTVRDCNSIPNIPGSCKETFNLFYYESDTDSASANSPFWMENPYIKVDTIAPDESFSKLESGRVNTKVRSFGPLSKNGFYLAFQDLGACMSLISVRAFYKKCSNTIAGFAVFPETLTGAEPTSLVIAPGTCIPNAVEVSVPLKLYCNGDGEWMVPVGACTCAAGYEPTMKDTQCQACGPGTFKSKQGEGPCSPCPPNSRTTSGAAMVCTCRNGFFRADTDPPDSACTSVPSAPRNVISNVNETSLVLEWSEPQDTGGRDDLLYNVICKKCSVERRLCTRCDDNVEFVPRQLGLTERRIYISNLMAHTQYTFEIQAVNGISNKSPYPPHFASVNITTNQAAPSAVPTMHLHSSTGNSMTLSWTPPERPNGIILDYEIKYSEKQGQSDGIANTVTSQKNSVRLDGLKANARYMVQVRARTVAGYGRYSLPTEFQTTAEGGSTSKTFQELPLIVGSATAGLVFIIVVVVIAIVCFRKGMVTEHLLSSPLGRKQRNNTDPEYTEKLQQYVTPGMKVYIDPFTYEDPNEAVREFAKEIDISCVKIEEVIGAGEFGEVCRGRLKLPGRREIFVAIKTLKVGYTERQRRDFLSEASIMGQFDHPNIIHLEGVVTKSRPVMIITEFMENCALDSFLRLNDGQFTVIQLVGMMRGIAAGMKYLSEMNYVHRDLAARNILVNSNLVCKVSDFGLSRFLEDDPADPTYTSSLGGKIPIRWTAPEAIAYRKFTSASDVWSYGIVMWEVMSYGERPYWDMSNQDVINAVEQDYRLPPPMDCPTALHQLMLDCWVRDRNLRPKFAQIVNTLDKLIRNAASLKVIASVQSGISQPLLDRTVPDYTTFTTVGDWLDAIKMGRYKENFVNAGFASFDLVAQMTAEDLLRIGVTLAGHQKKILSSIQDMRLQMNQTLPVQV; encoded by the exons TGGGAAGAAGTCAGTGGTTATGATGAGGCCATGAACCCTATCCGCACGTACCAGGTCTGCAACGTACGGGAGGCCAACCAGAACAACTGGCTTCGTACCAAATTCATCCAGCGCCAAGATGTCCAGCGTGTCTATGTGGAGCTGAAGTTCACTGTGCGGGACTGCAACAGCATCCCCAACATCCCTGGCTCCTGCAAAGAGACCTTCAACCTCTTCTATTATGAGTCAGATACGGATTCTGCCTCTGCAAACAGCCCTTTCTGGATGGAGAACCCCTATATCAAAGTGGATACAATTGCCCCAGATGAGAGCTTCTCCAAGCTGGAGTCTGGCCGCGTGAACACCAAGGTGCGCAGCTTTGGCCCTCTCTCCAAGAATGGTTTTTACCTTGCCTTCCAAGACCTGGGAGCCTGCATGTCCCTCATCTCTGTCCGGGCTTTCTACAAGAAATGCTCCAACACCATTGCTGGCTTTGCTGTCTTCCCGGAGACTTTAACGGGGGCTGAGCCCACTTCCCTGGTCATCGCACCAGGCACCTGCATCCCCAATGCGGTGGAGGTGTCTGTGCCCCTAAAGCTGTACTGCAACGGTGATGGCGAGTGGATGGTACCTGTGGGAGCGTGTACGTGTGCTGCTGGATATGAGCCCACCATGAAGGATACCCAGTGCCAAG caTGCGGCCCAGGAACCTTCAAGTCTAAGCAGGGGGAAggtccctgctctccctgccctcccaaTAGCCGGACCACCTCTGGAGCAGCAATGGTCTGCACTTGTCGAAACGGCTTTTTCCGGGCAGACACGGACCCCCCAGACAGCGCCTGCACCA gtgtcccctcagccccccGCAATGTCATCTCCAATGTGAACGAGACGTCGCTGGTGCTGGAGTGGAGCGAGCCGCAGGACACGGGCGGGCGGGATGACCTGCTCTACAACGTCATCTGCAAGAAGTGCAGCGTGGAGCGGCGCCTGTGCACCCGCTGCGACGACAACGTGGAGTTCGTGCCGCGCCAGCTCGGCCTCACTGAGCGACGCATCTACATCAGCAACCTGATGGCCCACACCCAGTACACCTTCGAGATTCAGGCTGTGAACGGCATCTCCAACAAGAGTCCCTACCCTCCCCATTTTGCCTCTGTCAACATCACCACCAACCAGGCAG CTCCGTCTGCCGTGCCAACGATGCACCTGCACAGCAGCACCGGGAACAGCATGACGCTGTCTTGGACTCCCCCAGAGAGACCCAACGGCATCATTCTGGACTATGAGATCAAGTACTCGGAGAAG CAAGGCCAGAGTGATGGCATCGCCAACACAGTCACCAGCCAGAAGAACTCGGTGCGGCTGGACGGGCTGAAGGCCAATGCTCGGTACATGGTGCAGGTCCGGGCACGCACCGTGGCGGGATACGGCCGCTACAGCCTCCCCACGGAGTTTCAGACAACTGCCGAGGGTG GTTCCACCAGCAAGActttccaggagctgcctctgatCGTGGGTTCGGCCACTGCAGGGCTGGTGTTCATCATCGTGGTGGTGGTGATTGCTATCGTCTGCTTCAG GAAAGGGATGGTTACTGAACACCTCCTCTCGTCTCCTTTGGGCAGGAAGCAGCGCAACAACACCGACCCTGAGTacacagagaagctgcagcaatATG TTACCCCTGGGATGAAGGTATACATTGACCCCTTCACCTATGAGGACCCAAACGAAGCTGTCCGGGAATTCGCCAAAGAGATTGACATCTCCTGTGTGAAGATTGAGGAGGTCATTGGAGCAG GGGAGTTTGGGGAGGTGTGCCGTGGGCGCCTGAAGCTGCCTGGCCGCCGCGAGATCTTCGTGGCCATCAAGACACTGAAGGTGGGCTACACGGAGCGGCAGCGGCGGGACTTCCTGAGTGAGGCCAGCATCATGGGCCAGTTCGACCACCCCAACATCATCCACCTGGAGGGGGTGGTGACCAAGAGCCGTCCTGTCATGATCATCACAGAATTCATGGAGAACTGTGCGCTTGACTCCTTCCTCCGG TTGAATGACGGGCAGTTCACAGTCATCCAGCTGGTGGGAATGATGCGAGGCATCGCCGCTGGCATGAAGTACCTTTCGGAGATGAACTATGTGCATCGGGATCTGGCTGCCCGCAACATCCTGGTCAACAGCAACTTGGTGTGCAAAGTGTCTGACTTCGGGCTCTCTCGCTTTCTGGAGGATGACCCAGCTGACCCTACCTACACCAGCTCCCTG GGGGGCAAGATCCCAATCAGATGGACAGCTCCTGAGGCCATCGCCTACCGCAAATTCACTTCAGCCAGCGACGTGTGGAGCTATGGCATCGTCATGTGGGAAGTGATGTCCTATGGGGAGCGACCTTACTGGGACATGTCCAACCAGGAT GTGATCAATGCCGTGGAGCAGGATTACCGCCTGCCACCCCCCATGGACTGCCCCACTGCACTGCACCAGCTGATGCTGGACTGCTGGGTGCGAGACCGCAACCTAAGGCCCAAATTTGCACAGATCGTCAACACGCTGGACAAGCTCATCCGCAATGCTGCCAGCCTGAAGGTCATCGCCAGCGTCCAGTCTGG CATCTCCCAACCGCTCCTGGACCGCACTGTCCCGGATTACACCACCTTCACCACCGTGGGAGACTGGCTGGATGCCATCAAAATGGGACGGTACAAGGAGAACTTTGTCAATGCTGGGTTTGCCTCCTTTGACCTGGTGGCACAGATGACTGCGGA GGACCTGCTGAGGATAGGAGTGACGCTAGCAGGGCACCAGAAGAAGATCCTGAGCAGCATTCAGGACATGAGGCTGCAGATGAACCAGACGCTCCCAGTGCAGGTTTGA
- the POLR2H gene encoding DNA-directed RNA polymerases I, II, and III subunit RPABC3 isoform X2, with product MAGILFEDIFDVKDIDPEGKKFDRVSRLHCESESFKMDLILDVNIQIYPVDLALPMCPTEGCSCGCRETQTTCTGLRWTLAFTC from the exons ATGGCCGGGATCCTGTTCGAGGACATCTTCGACGTGAAGGACATCGACCCAGAGGGCAAGAAGTTCGACCGCG TGTCGCGCCTGCACTGCGAGAGCGAGTCCTTCAAGATGGATCTCATCCTGGATGTGAACATCCAGATCTATCCCGTGGACCTCG CTCTGCCTATGTGTCCTACGGAGGGCTGCTCATGCGGCTGCAGGGAGACGCAAACAACCTGCACGGGTTTGAGGTGGACTCTCGCGTTTACCTGCTGA
- the THPO gene encoding thrombopoietin isoform X2: MQGRSPQLSMELNRLLLLTSFLLYVKEDRASPTRLVCDNRLIQKYIVEAKDMEKRVDQCQALPALSCPAVLPLVDFTFQQWKSKSNETKRREILCDLALLVGAAAAAQGQVSDECGARQLSQLYRHANSFFLLLQTFSWEAGHWEPSCSPHSLEQTHITSIFLTYRQLVQGKLRFFFYDLAKVLCKQGQGDSRDPPCGAQ; the protein is encoded by the exons ATGCAGGGCCGAAGCCCCCAGCTGAGCATGGAGCTGAACA GACTGCTCCTCCTCACATCCTTCCTCCTGTACGTGAAAGAGGACCGTGCCAGCCCAACACGGCTGGTCTGTGACAACAGGCTTATCCAGAAGTACATCGTGGAGGCCAAGGACATGGAAAAGAGAGTG GACCAGTGCCAGGCCCTGCCTGCACTCAgctgccctgcagtgctgccctTGGTGGACTTCACTTTCCAGCAGTGGAAATCCAAATCG AACGAGACCAAGCGGAGGGAGATCCTGTGTGACCTGGCCCTGCTGGTGGGTGCTGCAGCAGCGGCCCAGGGCCAGGTGAGCGACGAGTGTGGGGCCAGGCAGCTGAGCCAGCTTTACCGACATGCCAACtccttcttcctgctcctgcagaccTTCAGCTGGGAG GCAGGACACTGGGAGCCGAGCTGCTCCCCACACTCCCTGGAGCAGACCCACATCACCAGCATTTTCCTCACCTACCGGCAGCTGGTACAGGGCAAGTTGCGCTTCTTCTTCTATGACTTGGCCAAGGTCTTGTGCAAGCaaggacagggggacagcagAGACCCTCCATGCGGGGCCCAGTGA
- the POLR2H gene encoding DNA-directed RNA polymerases I, II, and III subunit RPABC3 isoform X1, with translation MAGILFEDIFDVKDIDPEGKKFDRVSRLHCESESFKMDLILDVNIQIYPVDLGDKFRLVIASTLYEDGTLDDGEYNPTDDRPSRADQFEYVMYGKVYRIEGDETSTEAATRLSAYVSYGGLLMRLQGDANNLHGFEVDSRVYLLMKKLAF, from the exons ATGGCCGGGATCCTGTTCGAGGACATCTTCGACGTGAAGGACATCGACCCAGAGGGCAAGAAGTTCGACCGCG TGTCGCGCCTGCACTGCGAGAGCGAGTCCTTCAAGATGGATCTCATCCTGGATGTGAACATCCAGATCTATCCCGTGGACCTCG GGGACAAATTCCGCCTGGTCATCGCCAGCACTTTGTATGAGGACGGCACGCTGGATGACGGCGAGTACAACCCCACAGATGACCGGCCGTCCAG GGCAGACCAGTTTGAGTACGTGATGTACGGCAAGGTGTACCGGATCGAGGGGGACGAGACCTCCACAGAGGCAGCCACACGCCT CTCTGCCTATGTGTCCTACGGAGGGCTGCTCATGCGGCTGCAGGGAGACGCAAACAACCTGCACGGGTTTGAGGTGGACTCTCGCGTTTACCTGCTGATGAAGAAGTTGGCCTTCTAG
- the THPO gene encoding thrombopoietin isoform X1 encodes MQGRSPQLSMELNRLLLLTSFLLYVKEDRASPTRLVCDNRLIQKYIVEAKDMEKRVDQCQALPALSCPAVLPLVDFTFQQWKSKSNETKRREILCDLALLVGAAAAAQGQVSDECGARQLSQLYRHANSFFLLLQTFSWEVRPPHMNQSILAQVPAGLGWMQWCLSPLCPTLTPQAGHWEPSCSPHSLEQTHITSIFLTYRQLVQGKLRFFFYDLAKVLCKQGQGDSRDPPCGAQ; translated from the exons ATGCAGGGCCGAAGCCCCCAGCTGAGCATGGAGCTGAACA GACTGCTCCTCCTCACATCCTTCCTCCTGTACGTGAAAGAGGACCGTGCCAGCCCAACACGGCTGGTCTGTGACAACAGGCTTATCCAGAAGTACATCGTGGAGGCCAAGGACATGGAAAAGAGAGTG GACCAGTGCCAGGCCCTGCCTGCACTCAgctgccctgcagtgctgccctTGGTGGACTTCACTTTCCAGCAGTGGAAATCCAAATCG AACGAGACCAAGCGGAGGGAGATCCTGTGTGACCTGGCCCTGCTGGTGGGTGCTGCAGCAGCGGCCCAGGGCCAGGTGAGCGACGAGTGTGGGGCCAGGCAGCTGAGCCAGCTTTACCGACATGCCAACtccttcttcctgctcctgcagaccTTCAGCTGGGAGGTGAGACCTCCCCACATGAACCAGAGCATCCTGGCACAGGTtccagctgggctgggttggATGCAATGGTGTTTGTCACCCCTCTGTCCCACTCTCACCCCTCAGGCAGGACACTGGGAGCCGAGCTGCTCCCCACACTCCCTGGAGCAGACCCACATCACCAGCATTTTCCTCACCTACCGGCAGCTGGTACAGGGCAAGTTGCGCTTCTTCTTCTATGACTTGGCCAAGGTCTTGTGCAAGCaaggacagggggacagcagAGACCCTCCATGCGGGGCCCAGTGA
- the EPHB3 gene encoding ephrin type-B receptor 3 isoform X2, whose product MAAARPGAPPPPPPLLPLLLLLLLPGGRRALEETLMDTKWVTSELSWTTHPETGWEEVSGYDEAMNPIRTYQVCNVREANQNNWLRTKFIQRQDVQRVYVELKFTVRDCNSIPNIPGSCKETFNLFYYESDTDSASANSPFWMENPYIKVDTIAPDESFSKLESGRVNTKVRSFGPLSKNGFYLAFQDLGACMSLISVRAFYKKCSNTIAGFAVFPETLTGAEPTSLVIAPGTCIPNAVEVSVPLKLYCNGDGEWMVPVGACTCAAGYEPTMKDTQCQACGPGTFKSKQGEGPCSPCPPNSRTTSGAAMVCTCRNGFFRADTDPPDSACTSVPSAPRNVISNVNETSLVLEWSEPQDTGGRDDLLYNVICKKCSVERRLCTRCDDNVEFVPRQLGLTERRIYISNLMAHTQYTFEIQAVNGISNKSPYPPHFASVNITTNQAAPSAVPTMHLHSSTGNSMTLSWTPPERPNGIILDYEIKYSEKQGQSDGIANTVTSQKNSVRLDGLKANARYMVQVRARTVAGYGRYSLPTEFQTTAEGGSTSKTFQELPLIVGSATAGLVFIIVVVVIAIVCFRKQRNNTDPEYTEKLQQYVTPGMKVYIDPFTYEDPNEAVREFAKEIDISCVKIEEVIGAGEFGEVCRGRLKLPGRREIFVAIKTLKVGYTERQRRDFLSEASIMGQFDHPNIIHLEGVVTKSRPVMIITEFMENCALDSFLRLNDGQFTVIQLVGMMRGIAAGMKYLSEMNYVHRDLAARNILVNSNLVCKVSDFGLSRFLEDDPADPTYTSSLGGKIPIRWTAPEAIAYRKFTSASDVWSYGIVMWEVMSYGERPYWDMSNQDVINAVEQDYRLPPPMDCPTALHQLMLDCWVRDRNLRPKFAQIVNTLDKLIRNAASLKVIASVQSGISQPLLDRTVPDYTTFTTVGDWLDAIKMGRYKENFVNAGFASFDLVAQMTAEDLLRIGVTLAGHQKKILSSIQDMRLQMNQTLPVQV is encoded by the exons TGGGAAGAAGTCAGTGGTTATGATGAGGCCATGAACCCTATCCGCACGTACCAGGTCTGCAACGTACGGGAGGCCAACCAGAACAACTGGCTTCGTACCAAATTCATCCAGCGCCAAGATGTCCAGCGTGTCTATGTGGAGCTGAAGTTCACTGTGCGGGACTGCAACAGCATCCCCAACATCCCTGGCTCCTGCAAAGAGACCTTCAACCTCTTCTATTATGAGTCAGATACGGATTCTGCCTCTGCAAACAGCCCTTTCTGGATGGAGAACCCCTATATCAAAGTGGATACAATTGCCCCAGATGAGAGCTTCTCCAAGCTGGAGTCTGGCCGCGTGAACACCAAGGTGCGCAGCTTTGGCCCTCTCTCCAAGAATGGTTTTTACCTTGCCTTCCAAGACCTGGGAGCCTGCATGTCCCTCATCTCTGTCCGGGCTTTCTACAAGAAATGCTCCAACACCATTGCTGGCTTTGCTGTCTTCCCGGAGACTTTAACGGGGGCTGAGCCCACTTCCCTGGTCATCGCACCAGGCACCTGCATCCCCAATGCGGTGGAGGTGTCTGTGCCCCTAAAGCTGTACTGCAACGGTGATGGCGAGTGGATGGTACCTGTGGGAGCGTGTACGTGTGCTGCTGGATATGAGCCCACCATGAAGGATACCCAGTGCCAAG caTGCGGCCCAGGAACCTTCAAGTCTAAGCAGGGGGAAggtccctgctctccctgccctcccaaTAGCCGGACCACCTCTGGAGCAGCAATGGTCTGCACTTGTCGAAACGGCTTTTTCCGGGCAGACACGGACCCCCCAGACAGCGCCTGCACCA gtgtcccctcagccccccGCAATGTCATCTCCAATGTGAACGAGACGTCGCTGGTGCTGGAGTGGAGCGAGCCGCAGGACACGGGCGGGCGGGATGACCTGCTCTACAACGTCATCTGCAAGAAGTGCAGCGTGGAGCGGCGCCTGTGCACCCGCTGCGACGACAACGTGGAGTTCGTGCCGCGCCAGCTCGGCCTCACTGAGCGACGCATCTACATCAGCAACCTGATGGCCCACACCCAGTACACCTTCGAGATTCAGGCTGTGAACGGCATCTCCAACAAGAGTCCCTACCCTCCCCATTTTGCCTCTGTCAACATCACCACCAACCAGGCAG CTCCGTCTGCCGTGCCAACGATGCACCTGCACAGCAGCACCGGGAACAGCATGACGCTGTCTTGGACTCCCCCAGAGAGACCCAACGGCATCATTCTGGACTATGAGATCAAGTACTCGGAGAAG CAAGGCCAGAGTGATGGCATCGCCAACACAGTCACCAGCCAGAAGAACTCGGTGCGGCTGGACGGGCTGAAGGCCAATGCTCGGTACATGGTGCAGGTCCGGGCACGCACCGTGGCGGGATACGGCCGCTACAGCCTCCCCACGGAGTTTCAGACAACTGCCGAGGGTG GTTCCACCAGCAAGActttccaggagctgcctctgatCGTGGGTTCGGCCACTGCAGGGCTGGTGTTCATCATCGTGGTGGTGGTGATTGCTATCGTCTGCTTCAG GAAGCAGCGCAACAACACCGACCCTGAGTacacagagaagctgcagcaatATG TTACCCCTGGGATGAAGGTATACATTGACCCCTTCACCTATGAGGACCCAAACGAAGCTGTCCGGGAATTCGCCAAAGAGATTGACATCTCCTGTGTGAAGATTGAGGAGGTCATTGGAGCAG GGGAGTTTGGGGAGGTGTGCCGTGGGCGCCTGAAGCTGCCTGGCCGCCGCGAGATCTTCGTGGCCATCAAGACACTGAAGGTGGGCTACACGGAGCGGCAGCGGCGGGACTTCCTGAGTGAGGCCAGCATCATGGGCCAGTTCGACCACCCCAACATCATCCACCTGGAGGGGGTGGTGACCAAGAGCCGTCCTGTCATGATCATCACAGAATTCATGGAGAACTGTGCGCTTGACTCCTTCCTCCGG TTGAATGACGGGCAGTTCACAGTCATCCAGCTGGTGGGAATGATGCGAGGCATCGCCGCTGGCATGAAGTACCTTTCGGAGATGAACTATGTGCATCGGGATCTGGCTGCCCGCAACATCCTGGTCAACAGCAACTTGGTGTGCAAAGTGTCTGACTTCGGGCTCTCTCGCTTTCTGGAGGATGACCCAGCTGACCCTACCTACACCAGCTCCCTG GGGGGCAAGATCCCAATCAGATGGACAGCTCCTGAGGCCATCGCCTACCGCAAATTCACTTCAGCCAGCGACGTGTGGAGCTATGGCATCGTCATGTGGGAAGTGATGTCCTATGGGGAGCGACCTTACTGGGACATGTCCAACCAGGAT GTGATCAATGCCGTGGAGCAGGATTACCGCCTGCCACCCCCCATGGACTGCCCCACTGCACTGCACCAGCTGATGCTGGACTGCTGGGTGCGAGACCGCAACCTAAGGCCCAAATTTGCACAGATCGTCAACACGCTGGACAAGCTCATCCGCAATGCTGCCAGCCTGAAGGTCATCGCCAGCGTCCAGTCTGG CATCTCCCAACCGCTCCTGGACCGCACTGTCCCGGATTACACCACCTTCACCACCGTGGGAGACTGGCTGGATGCCATCAAAATGGGACGGTACAAGGAGAACTTTGTCAATGCTGGGTTTGCCTCCTTTGACCTGGTGGCACAGATGACTGCGGA GGACCTGCTGAGGATAGGAGTGACGCTAGCAGGGCACCAGAAGAAGATCCTGAGCAGCATTCAGGACATGAGGCTGCAGATGAACCAGACGCTCCCAGTGCAGGTTTGA